CTGGAGCATCCGTTGATTCATTAAGTCCTTCCTTACCCTGTTGTTGGTGACCAGGAGGTCACGCACTGTGTagctctcgctctcctcctcccttttaaTCTCAATGGAGATGTCCCCGTGGACCACCACTCCATCACTTGGCCAATACTGAGCACACTTTTCCTGCATGACCCATAACGAAGGAGGTCAAATTACCACACTTAACAGCAGATACAATTCTGAACTCTTCAAGGAAATCTAAAATATGAATGATAACTAAATCTCTGGACATATTCAATCCTCATGTAATGCATATTAAAGAGAAATTCATTCCTGTATCATAACTCATTTATTACGTATACACGATGTTGATATAAATAACCGCATTCCAAAATTACAGTTATGGCCATTAAAGATGATTTCCAGATATTTTTGCTCAGTTTATAAATATGTTACACAAGACCGATGGCATCAAGTGGCAAAAGTTATCCTATTTCAGCCAGTTATTGACCCGATATCtaatacttgtgtgtgtgtgtgtgtgttcggatacccacacacacacacacacacacacacacacacacacacacacacacacacacacacacacacacacacacacacacacacacacacacacacacacacacacacacacacacacacacacacacacacacacacacacacacacacacacctgtcctctctcctccagctcagtGAGCATGACTATGGAGCAGCTTCTCCACTCCCAGATCATCCTCCAGTAGTCCTCTATGGTGTGCTGGAGGGGGCCCTGGCTCGCCATGTAGGAGTCCTTCTGACGGTAGCCCTGTGATCGCGtgcaggaaatgaaaagaaggaTGACCAAGATAAAGAGCAGGAGGCAGAAAGGAGACCGTCAAAGATCCGATCGATTGCATGcattaatgaaatgaaaagatctACTCTGAAACAGGTGCTTCTACACTCACATCAATGAAAGAGGCATTGACGTAGTCGGtgttctcctctcctcgtttaaCTGGAATGATCACTCTGTTGAACTCATCTGtttgtaaaaggagaaacaTAAACTTTGATGAAGAGTTGATATAATAAATCATAATTATTTGCATTACAGCGTCCATGACTTTGAGTCTATACGTAACCGCATCACTTACATGGAATGATCTGTAGCACTCGGTTCTTCTTCATGTTTGCGGGGAGGTTGCCTGTTCTCATCTTGTCATTTTGAATCTTGATGGAAGTCAGCTTCTAGAAAATGAGGAGACCAAAACATCAGACTTCAAATATGAGAAACTTAATTTACCTATTATTTGTATGTGAATGGAAGGAACCCATTTGGACACAAAAGGTATCATCAAAGTCTCTGGAGGAATACAACACACAGGCGCATACCTTGAATTCGGCCTCCAGCCCGTTGCAGCCCGCTCCAGGTGAGGGGGAGTAGAGTTTGGCCAGGTGGGATTCCAGAGAGGTCACCTCCAGCTCGGTGTCTCCGTACAGGTAGTGCTCTAACAACGCCTGAAAGATGAACACGTACTGCATCTGTGGGACAGAGGGGGGAAAGGTGAAGAGCAAGttgaaataatcaaaaaatgatCCTTAGAGTGAAACTATTGCATCAGGGGAGAGTGCGTCGCCACTGGACTTACATCCGTTTGGACCATCTGGCAGCGCTGGGCTCTGATCCTGGTGACGAAGCCAAATACGTCCACCTTTCTCTCAGAGTTCATCATGTCCAACATGGCATCGATCACAATGAACGTACCAGTCCTCCCGACGCCGGCACTGCCAGACAGACACATGACATGTGAGTTGTGTGTGCGCCatgcagacaaagacacacaactaaGTAGGCAAAAGTAAGCAAACCCACTTGAAACCACTTACCTACAATGGACCACAATGGCCCCGGCGTACTGGGGGTTATAATTCTTGACTTTCTTGAGGAACTTGAGCATGCCAATAGGGGTGAACGGCACCCCGAAGTCTGGCCAGCTGGTGAAGTGGAACTGGGTGACGAGCCTCTGAGGCTTCTTCCCAGAAACGTCTCCCACCTGTGACACGAGTGAAACCAGATCATTGACCAAGCCGTATCCAGGGTCATTTATGTCTTCATTAATGCCACTAAACCTAAATGACAGCACACCCAAAGTTTCAAATCTACTTTTAGTCTGCAGTGTGAGCCGTGAAAAGAATTTAGTTGATGCAAACTACACATACTCCTTCTTGTGCATGTGTGGAGGGTAAACACAGAATACATACGAATAAGAAGATAGGTTACCTGTTGGATGCAGAACTTGCGGATGGTGTAGTCCACCAGAACCATTGTGTCTTCTACAGACACACGGATGTTCCCGTATGTCCAACAGCCCTGGTCCGGCCAGTACTGGGCACACTTACACTGAAACAGAGCGGGTGactaattcaattaattttggGGTATGGGAAAAGAGGGGGATAATACAAATTAGGTCGTCCCAATAAACAGTCCTCTAATGTTGCAGCAATGACAGAAGtactgcaaaaacacaaactgaatTTGAAGAGTTGTAATGCTATgagtttaaaaaacactttgtttaaaaTCACTTTACATTAAGAATTTAAAGAGCAGATTTTGTTCCCTTGTATACTTAGTTTAATCTGTTTGAATGTTATGATCCATAATAAATTAATAGATAAATATTGTATGATcctctgaaacaaacacatgatCATCCATCCAGCTGTCctacctcttttctctccttcagATTGGTCACCATGACAATGGTTGCTGTGTTCTGCTCCCAGATCATCCGCCAAAAGTCATTTACAGTTTCCTCCTTAGGCCCTGAGAGACACAGACCAATACATAAACTCAGAGGATtaatactatataatatataaaatataggACTAATAGACAGGCAGTTTGATTCTTACCTTGAGCTGCAATAAACTTATTCTTCTCTTGGTAACCCTGTGAACGAAAGTGGTCAAAACGAGACGTTAGGATGACCAAAAACAATCTTCAGAACAGAAATGttgtcattttgttgtttgCACTTCTACAAACATTTATGAAGGAGGCGTTGACAAAGTCCGAGTCTGGAACTCCCTCCAGAGAGGACAGATGCACCCTGGAGTGATCATCTGAAGGAGGACACGGGCACACGGAGAggaaaagacaaatgagagaGGGGACTATAGTGACACCACTACAGTTTTTCCATCCTGACCGTTACATAGACCCCAGGAGATCACTTTGGAAATCGCAGATAAAAGCTACAGTTACAGTGAGCGCTGCCTTATTAACATCAGTCAGTGACAACGGCTGTTACTCACAAGGCAAGATGTTTACGTATCTGTTCTTCTCCTTATTCTCTTCTTTGGAAGCAGCGTCGCATGATGCCTGAATGGGGCACACTGGCAGCGcctaaacacacagaacacaaggcGCATTTCTGGCAGCTCAGTTTTTTGGGTCTCCATACCATTTGACTCATAATCTCAATTATTCTCTACTACTAGTATACAAACTAGTTTCCATGCAACCAGTGTTGCGTTGgagatgtttgcatgtgtgtgaaggGCAGTCAGGCTATTATGGTCGCCAGTTCATAGATGGTTATTGGGACTATAATGAACTAGTGATCGCCCAAATCATTCTTTCATTGGATTTAAATTGGTTGAGCTCTAATTATCTTTCGACGTACCCGATGGCAACTGGAATGAAATCTGGGTTACCTCTGGATGGGACTCACTTAATGAGGCTATAGAGGTTAAAGAGGAGTGTCGGGCTGAGTGTTATCAGAGGCTGTGTGGCCCTTACATTAAACTCCTCCCTGAAGAGCTTGTTGTCATCTGCCATGCGACGGTTCATTTCTTCCTCAAGTTTGTCGACATGAAGGGGCGGgtacttcctgtttgtgctGGGCGACCGGGCCAATAGCGGGACGCTCTGGAGTTCTGCGGCCCCGACAAGCAGGAAGGGTAGGAGGAAggaaggtgaggagaggagggaaggaaagggtgtggccaaacaggtgGAGATAAAGACAAGGGAGAATGGGTGAGAAATGGGTGAGAAACAGAGCCCTCCTGCATCGAGCAACGCTGACTTCATCAAGATGCCCAGCAGAGGGCGATGTGCATCAACACTGACATACGAGGGCGCTCACTGCAGCCCTGCTGGTTAGATAATCACAGTGAACAAAAGCCTTTTGCCAACCTCAACCACTGACATGTTATCTCCTGGGGAAGCAAGATTAATCAAGTCTCATCAGGAAGGAACTCTGACTAATAAGTTTGGTCACGCTGGCTGTGCACGTTTGCTGATAGGACCCAAAAGAGATAAATCACCGATCAATGCGTACGCAGACACATCTGCACATCGACACACACTAACACTCGCAGGCTAATGCATATGTGGGTGTTTTACCTGTATCATCTGATCTACCATTGGTCAGTCTGAAGGAGTTTGAATGGCTTCCCGCCTGCTTGTACTTCttaaacctgtcaatcaacacAGATCAAAGCGCATGTTAATTCAAAaagattctctcacacacacacacacacacacgaaaataAACATACACCTTTAGGTCCTACAGCTGAATGCCAATCAGTCATTGCCATGGTAACAGGAGCTCTCTAGCTAGCGTGCTGTGTGTAACATCAACTGCACTTCACCAACCTGAGCATgtagaggatgatgatgatgaagatgatgaccagcagggAGGACAGGGCCACCATGACAGCTATGACGGGCGTGTCGTCAGACTGGTCGTTGTCTAcatcagagacagaaagaaagagataaTAAATTGCTTGTAATCAACAATTGgtttatgaaa
The Gasterosteus aculeatus chromosome 17, fGasAcu3.hap1.1, whole genome shotgun sequence DNA segment above includes these coding regions:
- the ptpra gene encoding receptor-type tyrosine-protein phosphatase alpha isoform X1 — translated: MLTSLLQGRMGVCPLLLLLGLALGATVQDHVPITSPPNISARATGPPAAPSLNSTVAQPPPGPTTTLDPTISPVTTTTTAKTTPSPAGEEDAQPAGRNATVRLLPVPAPSPPAAGEAPQEPASSEPPSPPTPTGVDNSNNDTTGVPTDAPTPDSFLTDLFTVDAHTTTEPGAGFTSDSSPHDNDQSDDTPVIAVMVALSSLLVIIFIIIILYMLRFKKYKQAGSHSNSFRLTNGRSDDTELQSVPLLARSPSTNRKYPPLHVDKLEEEMNRRMADDNKLFREEFNALPVCPIQASCDAASKEENKEKNRYVNILPYDHSRVHLSSLEGVPDSDFVNASFINGYQEKNKFIAAQGPKEETVNDFWRMIWEQNTATIVMVTNLKERKESPALFQCKCAQYWPDQGCWTYGNIRVSVEDTMVLVDYTIRKFCIQQVGDVSGKKPQRLVTQFHFTSWPDFGVPFTPIGMLKFLKKVKNYNPQYAGAIVVHCSAGVGRTGTFIVIDAMLDMMNSERKVDVFGFVTRIRAQRCQMVQTDMQYVFIFQALLEHYLYGDTELEVTSLESHLAKLYSPSPGAGCNGLEAEFKKLTSIKIQNDKMRTGNLPANMKKNRVLQIIPYEFNRVIIPVKRGEENTDYVNASFIDGYRQKDSYMASQGPLQHTIEDYWRMIWEWRSCSIVMLTELEERGQEKCAQYWPSDGVVVHGDISIEIKREEESESYTVRDLLVTNNRENKARAVRQFHFHGWPEVGIPTDGKGMINIIAAVQKQQQQSGNHPITVHCSAGAGRTGTFCALSTVLERVKAEGILDVFQTVKSLRLQRPHMVQTLEQYEFCYKVVQEYIDAFSDYANFK
- the ptpra gene encoding receptor-type tyrosine-protein phosphatase alpha isoform X2, with protein sequence MLTSLLQGRMGVCPLLLLLGLALGATVQDHVPITSPPNISARATGPPAAPSLNSTVAQPPPGPTTTLDPTISPVTTTTTAKTTPSPAGEEDAQPAGRNATVRLLPVPAPSPPAAGEAPQEPASSEPPSPPTPTGVDNSNNDTTGVPTDAPTPDSFLTDLFTVDAHTTTEPGAGFTSDSSPHDNDQSDDTPVIAVMVALSSLLVIIFIIIILYMLRFKKYKQAGSHSNSFRLTNGRSDDTELQSVPLLARSPSTNRKYPPLHVDKLEEEMNRRMADDNKLFREEFNALPVCPIQASCDAASKEENKEKNRYVNILPYDHSRVHLSSLEGVPDSDFVNASFINGYQEKNKFIAAQGPKEETVNDFWRMIWEQNTATIVMVTNLKERKECKCAQYWPDQGCWTYGNIRVSVEDTMVLVDYTIRKFCIQQVGDVSGKKPQRLVTQFHFTSWPDFGVPFTPIGMLKFLKKVKNYNPQYAGAIVVHCSAGVGRTGTFIVIDAMLDMMNSERKVDVFGFVTRIRAQRCQMVQTDMQYVFIFQALLEHYLYGDTELEVTSLESHLAKLYSPSPGAGCNGLEAEFKKLTSIKIQNDKMRTGNLPANMKKNRVLQIIPYEFNRVIIPVKRGEENTDYVNASFIDGYRQKDSYMASQGPLQHTIEDYWRMIWEWRSCSIVMLTELEERGQEKCAQYWPSDGVVVHGDISIEIKREEESESYTVRDLLVTNNRENKARAVRQFHFHGWPEVGIPTDGKGMINIIAAVQKQQQQSGNHPITVHCSAGAGRTGTFCALSTVLERVKAEGILDVFQTVKSLRLQRPHMVQTLEQYEFCYKVVQEYIDAFSDYANFK